TAGGGTATTTACTTGGCAATATAAAATCATTATATTAATTCTAATTTTATTGATTAGAAATTTAGTGACCTGTAATACTCAATTAAATAAACCTTTACTCCCAAAAATTCAAATTCTCCAGTTTCCACTCAACCACAATATAATCAGTTATCTGGGTGATTGGGTAAGTGGGTGTTTATTCATTTCACTTGTTTTGGTAGTAGATATAAAGGAATGTCCATGTTTGTCCATATAAACTCAGGTTGTTTATCACCAATTTTAGTTGAACTGCTTTTAGGAATATTACCTACAAAATACTTGTTCCAACCTCTACCAACTAAATAATCATAAATAGGGTTATCAGTTCCACAGAGTACTGCTTTCATGTCTATGTCCCAAATACTTCTGACCATATCCTCATGCATTTCATTCGGAAATGAATCTTCGTAAATGTCGGAGTCCACGTAAGGTGGGTCTAGGATACATAGAAAATCACTCCTGTGTCCATATTCCTCAATAAAGAACTTGTAGTCTGCTTGGGTTATTACAACATCTTGCATTAATGGAACTAGCTCTTTGTATCTAACTAAACTTTCATAGCTAATACCTTGCTTAGTATTTTCCTTACAAAAACTTATTCTGTCTCCTGCTCTACTGTACTCTTGAATGAGAATTGTAAGTGCTGCTGATTCAATCATAGGTGTATTAGAAGAACGTTTTTTAATACGAGCATCTTCAAAATCCTTTTTAGTCTTAATTGCTTTTTGCAGTTCCCAAGTCAAGTCCACTAATTCTCTCGCACTACCCCAATCTGATAAACATGCCATAACATTTGAGATACCAGTATCTAGCTCATTATAGAGCCTGAAAGGTACTACTTTTTTATTTAATTGAGGAATGAACTTATTACCTCCACCAAATAAATCTAGAAAGCCATTAATCTCATAGTTTCTGATGGCATAGTTGATAATAGGAAGTAATACTTTCAATAGGCGGGTTTTACCGCCTATTGTTTTGAGGGCTTTTATATATTTAACATCAACCATTTTACATACCTCCCTTAGTTAATACTGATTCATCAATTTTAAAAATGTAAGAGTGCCTTGCATTGCCTTGTCTCAAAGTTACTTTCTTTCGGTTCTCACTTGAACCTGGGAAAAGGACTCCTCTGATGGCTAACTCCCCCAAAATAGAATTCATTTTTATTTTGTTTTTAATTTCTAAAAGCTCACCTAACTTCTTTGCTTCAAATGCAATAGAATATTCACCATATTTAGCCTTATCCCTTTCATCTGTGAAACGAACTCCATCGTTCTCATCTTTATATTCACCTTTTGCTGGAAAAGCAGAGCCGTTTTCTATTACATGCTCGACAATTGTGTGATAAACCCTGTCAGCTTCAGCCTTATTTTTTAGTTCAGATGTCCCCAATATATGTTGCTTATACCCCCTGTCATTTGAAGTAATTAATTCTGCTCTTTTTAGACAATTTACATACTTTATAAAAGCTGGAAGTTCGTCTGGATAGAAAACTCCCTTGTTTACCAACTCTTTTGTCAACTCTTTTTGTTCCTTCTTATCATGAAAATCAGAGAAAAGACGGTATGTAGGACTAGTGTCACCCCATTTGCTTGTCATCTTTACAATAGAAACTTTACCCTCATAATCTGGATGCTCTTCAAGTAGAAGTTCTACTTTCCAATCGGATTCGACCGCCTTTTTAATATCAGTTGGAAATTGAATATCCTGTGGAGGTAATACCCCATTTTTTACTATTACTTGTTCCTTTACAGCTTGATTACCCATTATGACCATTCCTCTCTTGTAGAATTTTTTCGTTTCTACTTAGAGAGAAAAAACCTCTTGAAAATTTACCCCAAATATACTTAACTCACAGCCTGAAAAAGTAAATATGTTGCAAAACATACTGTATGTCGTAATTTATTTTCAAAGTCCCCATGAAAATGTCGATGTTCATACAAAGTCATTTCATGAACTTTTTGATTTGATGACTGCTACCTTTTAATGAAAGTGGGTGAGTGGGTATTCCGTTATTGTGAGGAATGTTAAGGACGGGAACAAATGATGCTCAAACCGGATGAGGAAATTTGAAAATTGGGTGAATTACTTGAGTATGTGTGGTGTGGGGTAAAATTTTGTTGTTCTCTGGTTTGTTTTTTTGCTCAGTCTATCTCTAGTTATAATATTTCTAATCACCGACAACTGTTAATTCCTTTTTATTCTGGACTCATAGTTTTAGAGTTCTTTTTAAAATGGGCGTCTGGGTATTCGGGTATTTGAGTGAAAAAGGAAGATCTAGTTTGAGATAGATAAGGAGGATACAAGATGGGTTACAAATTCTGAGTTGCTTGGGTTCATATGGTGTGGTTGAAAATGTTATTATGCATTCACATTTTTACTTTTTATATTCAGACTCTCTCTATCTACTATGTTTTAGCTGAACCATCCACTCATGAATGTTTCTTTTCTCATAAAAAAAGTTTTCAAAAATTACCCTCTAAATTATTTGAACATTCAATTAATTAGCAATACCTGAATTATCACTGAAAAATTTGTTTTATTTTTTCACAACCATTAAATACTCAAGGAATAAAAATAAGGTGCCAATTTTAATGACACCTTAAAATAAATCATCATATTCATGTTCTTCATCAAATAAATCCAGTGAAAACTGTTTATACTTATCTATGATCATAAATACTTCTGGAGTCGAACTGGAAAAATCAATACTCAAACTATCAAACAATTCTCCGATGTAATAAATATCAATGTCAACCTTTCTATTTCGACTTTTAAACCCATTCCTCTAGCTCTTCAAATAACATTACAACAAGATGCAGTTTTTTTTTATTGAGATTCCATTGTGTCCAGTCATATAAATCTTGTTCAGAATCAATTTTATCAAATAATGATTTTTCCTTTGCCCAAGGGAACCTTTCTAGACGGATTGACCATTTTAATACTACTCCCCAAGATATATTGCTCGATATTTTTCAAATATGTAATCCACCTCAGGAAACCCACATTTCTTCTCAACGAAAACATGACCCTGAACCTCTTTAAACTCAACTATTGCAACCTCAATCGGTTTGTTACTTAACAAATACCAATTTTCTACCTCTTCAAGCATTGTGTGTATCAACTTCAATTGAGCCTAATTGAAAGTCCAAGGCATAGCATCATAGAAGAATCCCTCATCAGAATCTTCAATCCCTAAATCAAAAGGTTTTGCCCAAGGGAAACAATTATAAATATTATCCTGTGTTATTTGCATAAATACTTCTTCCCTCTCAAATTTACATTTGAATTTTTACTTTGTTGTAATATAACTCGGAAATAGGGTGAGATAAAGTAAAAGAAGATGCCTATTTTTATAGCACCTTCACCAAAAACCACCAAATTCTTTTCTATCCATTTTCTCACCTAACTTTCAAAATTATAGCTAGGCATCTCCCATTCTCCTTTTTTCCACAAATCTAGATAGGGTTTGCCATCCATTGACTAATTGTAAATACCCCTTGCCACCGCAATCATAGCAAGTAGATTTAGATAACTTGCCTGATAATTAAAGCCTGGTATTGTTTGCTTATAAAAAGCTCATCAAGCTCAGTGAATAAATCCCATATTAAATTGAACTAGCCATCAATCATTAACCTCTATTTTGTAATACCTATAACGGATACATACTGTCAGCTACCCCAGGGACCTGCTCTTCAGTTGTTGAAGTAATTCATGCTTCATCTTGTACACCTACTCTCTCCATATAATTCCTCTTAACTTTTTAGAGAAATCTGTATCCCATATTACTTCACTTACGAAACCAAATGCATCATTGAAATAATAATCATCTGCCTCAACTGAAGATACATCGAGTTCTATTGCCATTACCCTTTTACCATCTAAACCTTTTCTTCTATTTCTCAAAACATCTGCATTAGATATATTTAACTGAGAAGCCACTTTTTCTACTAATTTATCTTTCTCAAATTCAAATCTATTAATTCCTTTTATAGTTATACGCCCATTCTCAATAGACCAATTAAATGTATCGACCATTTCAAATGGTATTTGATACCAATGAACATATCCTGTTCCATTTTCATCAAAGACAAGGGTCGTATCCTCAAAACCTGTAAGGTGTAACATACCTTGTGACCATTTTCCAATGATGTTCTTGGCTTCACAAAGAACCATTCCAAAATATTTGCCATTTTTACGGTCTAGTAAATCATTTAATGCTTCTGAATCAGTTATAGCTTCCCGAATATCACTATCAATTAAATGAATCCCTTTTAGTACAGTAAAATCCTCAATATAGTTATAAGCTAAAAATAAACGACTCAGATTTGAATTTCGATGTTTCTTTAATGCAGAAATATCCTTGATTTGATTATGTCTAAGGTTTATAAAATAAATTCCTTCTAATTCCCCTAATGATGTAATATCAGTGATTTTGTTGTGTCTCAAAGTTAAGTAATAAAGGCTTCTTATGCCCTCGAGTGGACTGATATCGCTTATTTCATTATGAGAAAGATTTAAGTCATCGATAAACTTACAATCTGCTAAAGGAGTAATATCACTAATACCACAATTCGTTAAACATAATTTCTTTAATCCACTGAAAATTTGATACGTATCCGATTCCCTACTTGCCCTGTCATACCGCTCCGATTGTTCTCTGAACAGATTTCGGATAGGAATTAAATTGGAGAATTTACAATTCTGTATATACAGGTATCTGAGACTCGTCAAACTTTGAATAAAAGACCATTCCTTATTATCACTATCTACTACATACAATTCTTCCAGATTGCAGAACCCCTCCAAAAAACTAAGGTCATCTGTGGCAAAGTAAATATGCAATGATTTAATATGAGTAAAATGCTCGATATCTGCAATCCATTTACCCAATAAACGAATCATTTACATTGAAAGAAACATTAGGGAATACCATACTAAATGCTGCTGAATCTCCAATCCAAGGAATCGAAAAACCCGATGCCTTACCGACAGTGATAATTATTCCTTGGACAACTGATAAATCTGCTACTGTAATTCTTTCGGATTTAATATTTAACAGTTCTTTTACCGATTTTTTAAAACCTTTATCTTTAAATTCAATCTGACCCATTATGAAAACCCCCTAACTGCTTTATTAGAGTAACTAATAATTTTACTAATAGCGTGTCTTGTAATATAACTCAGAAAAGATTTTTATATAAGGTATAATGAAAATTAATTAAAAACAATTACAACTAAATAAGAATTCGGACAGTGACGATAATAAAAAAAGATGTCCAATTATCGACACCTTTCAAAATGAATATTATTTTAATGATTTTCACTTAAATAATTGTTGGGAACCTTTAATTATGATAAAATTCATTATATCTTACACTAGGGGCGTTAGTTCAGTGGGAGAATATTTCGCTGGCAGCGAAAGGGTCAGGGGTTCGAATCCCCTACGCTCCATAAACATAAGCGACAGAGATGTCGCTTTTTATTTTGCCTAAATTTATTTTGATTTACTCATTTGAAAGTATACTAATTGTATTTTGCTAATAATTTTAGGGTAGTGTTCCCAACTATGGTGGGAGAATATTTCGCTGGCAGCGAAAGGGTCAGGGGTTCGAATCCCCTACGCTCCATAAACATAAGCGACAGAGATGTCGCTTTTTATTTTGCCTAAATTTATTTTGATTTACTCATTTGAAAGTATACTAATTGTATTTTGCTAATAATTTTAGGGTAGTGTTCCCAACTATGGTGGGAGAGCGCTACGCTGGCAGCGTAGAGGTCAGGGGTTCGAGCCCCCTATGCTCCATCTTTAAGAACCTTGTATATCAAGGTTCTTCCTTTATATCTTTGAATTTGTGTAGTAGTATACTAAACTATAATTGGTTTTTAGCCTTATGGCGATTTCTGTTGTTTCAGAATTATTGCAAATTATCTTGTAATGATGTATAAGGTATGCACGTTTCCATTAATGGAATGTACTTGTCGAATTTAATTTAAGTTATACTATCCACAGAATGCTCTTCCACTCCAAAATATGAAGATAGTGGTTTATTCTAAAAAACAAACGTGTACAAAATGTATACATTAAAAATAGATAGTTTTTATGGAGCAATTTATACCCTTCAGAAAAATTGAGAATAGAACGTACACTTGTCTCATATTAATTAAGGACAAATCCCCCTCTAAGGAGTGTTTTTATGTCCGTAAATCATTCACACGATAAAGTGCCATATATTCAAAACCCTATTGATCAACCTGGATATGTTCATCATCAACCAGCATCCCATTCGCCTATTTATCCGATAGCTGGTATTCCTCAACCTACTAATTATTCCACCAACTTAGACCCAGTTTTTGTTCAGCACATTAGTAGACATCAAGGACAAAAAGTTGCATTAGTGACTACAGCTGGACGAATTGAAGGTGAAGTAGCCGGTGTAGCGGTTGATCATGTTCAAATTAATTTAGATGATCGCGCATTACATATTCGGCTTTCACAGGTGATTTTGTTCGAGGGGCCTTTAGCTTCTTATAGAGAGAACAACGAATAGTTTACTCAGTTTTCTTATACTTTTAGCCAGCCTTTAATTTACTCTTTCTAATATAAAAAAGTTCAACAGATTTTAAAAAAACAATCTGTTGAACTTCTTCTCATCTACATAATCTACTTACATTTTATTTTGGTTCACAATACCAAACTTACACTCTTAGTATCTGTTACAGCATTCACACTTTCTATCATAGTCGTGTTTCTTTCTGTAATCGTTTTTGTGATCCTTCTTATAGTCGTAATCTTTTCTATCATATTTTTTATGATCGTAATCTTTCTTATCATCCTTTTTGAAATCAAAATCTACATCAAATTTTTTGTAACCCCAACAGTAGCATTTACCATACTCTACATTTTTCTTCTTCTTACCCAATCTAATCATCTCCCTTTTGGTATAGTAAGAGAGAAAAACAAAAGGTATTTCTTAATTACTAGTGTTGACTTTATTGTCTTTCTCTCTTTGCTATTAATCTATTCTTTTAAGGAAAAAAAGATTGGGTAAATAATATGTAATTTCCTAGTTTTATTTATCATTTTTTCTATTGATAAAAGAAAGAACCCCCAATTTGTGGGGATTCTATTGGCTCTATAGTCAATGAAGGAAAAGTAAACTAAGGACACCTTTATTTAATTCACTACTTTTTCTATCTGATTAAAATCTTCTATCCACTTAACAAAATCATCTTTTTTTAATGGTGGTGAATAATAATATCCTTGAATTCCCGGCTTTTCCGGCATGCATGTTAAAAAGGTAATTTGTTCTTCGGTTTCAACACCCTCAATAATTACCTTCATATTTAAGGAATGACATAAAACAATAATCGCTTTTATAATCGCAGAATCCTTCTCTGATTCTGGTACTCCGTCTACAAACGATTTATCAATTTTCACTGTTGTAATTGGCAGTCTTTTTAAATAAGACAATGAAGATAATCCCGTTCCAAAATCATCAAGGGCAATATTAAACCCGAACTTCCGAAATTCACCTATCGAAATGATCGCATTTTCAATATTGTTGATCACACTCGTTTCTGTAATTTCTAGCTCA
This genomic stretch from Metabacillus sp. B2-18 harbors:
- a CDS encoding leucine-rich repeat domain-containing protein encodes the protein MGKWIADIEHFTHIKSLHIYFATDDLSFLEGFCNLEELYVVDSDNKEWSFIQSLTSLRYLYIQNCKFSNLIPIRNLFREQSERYDRASRESDTYQIFSGLKKLCLTNCGISDITPLADCKFIDDLNLSHNEISDISPLEGIRSLYYLTLRHNKITDITSLGELEGIYFINLRHNQIKDISALKKHRNSNLSRLFLAYNYIEDFTVLKGIHLIDSDIREAITDSEALNDLLDRKNGKYFGMVLCEAKNIIGKWSQGMLHLTGFEDTTLVFDENGTGYVHWYQIPFEMVDTFNWSIENGRITIKGINRFEFEKDKLVEKVASQLNISNADVLRNRRKGLDGKRVMAIELDVSSVEADDYYFNDAFGFVSEVIWDTDFSKKLRGIIWRE
- a CDS encoding DUF2642 domain-containing protein: MSVNHSHDKVPYIQNPIDQPGYVHHQPASHSPIYPIAGIPQPTNYSTNLDPVFVQHISRHQGQKVALVTTAGRIEGEVAGVAVDHVQINLDDRALHIRLSQVILFEGPLASYRENNE